The genomic interval TGGCAAACGGAAAAGCCTTTAGCAGGTACAATCCCGATTTTTTGGAAGCATATTTTAATGATGGTCGGGCATTGTTTTTCAGCACCGTAGAAGAAGAAGCGATTTCATTCATATCTCCGTCGTACAATTTCAATACGATGCGTTGAGCTTTGCTTTCTTCGGGCAGGGCGATTTCAAAAGTATAGGCTATGTCCTGACTAAGGAAACAGGTCATTTGCTGGTCGCTGTCTTGGCGCAAGTTGAAAACGATGGTTTTTTCTTTACCTGCATTCGCTTCTGCTCCGCCGGCTTGCTTTTGTTGTGCAGTAGCCACAGAAATACTCAGAAAGAATGTAACAATTGCAAGGGTTTGCCTCAGATAGCTCATCAGATTAATTGATAGTTTTTATATTCAAACAGCCGCTTGCCTGTAAGTTGTTCCACCTTGGCAAGGATGCGGTTTTTCAGGCTCAGGTTTTTTACCCCCGGGTCTAAATTTACCTCCCAGTCGGCATTATTAATACGGTTTTGCATGACCGAAGGATGCGTTCCCTGAAAAAGTGCAACCGAATCTATGCTGCCGTAGTCATATAACTCATTGGCTTCCAACACATGGCGCGGCATATCCATATCACTCCAATAAGCGTGCAAATCTTGCATTTTAAGTTGTTGTTGGTAAGGATTTTTTACCCATCCGTAATGATAAATATGCGCGTCTATCGGTTTTACTTGCAATTTCCGATTATTGCGGCGGAAGCCTTGCGCGTCTCGATAGGAGCGTATATCTTTCAGGTTGCGAATAATGCGTATTTCGTGGCGATACCAGTTGCGCGAATCGGCTACAAACCGGTATGTGCCGTAGAAATGCGTGTAGTGAAACAGCAGCCCTTCAACGTTGCGGTCATTTGCATACATGGAGGCGGCATCTAAAATAGTACGATGGTATTTTTCATGCACTACTTCATCGGCCTGAATGTAAAACGCCCAGTCGGCATCGGGCGAAACCGCATCAAAGGCCTTGTTTGTCTCGGCGGCCAGCACTCTGCCTCCGGTGCGCAGCGACTCATCCCAAACAGTTTCTATAATCCTGATTTTGTCCGACGGGATACTTCGGATTAAGTCCAGCGTATCATCTTCCGACTTACCGACAGCAACAACCACCTCATCGCATACAGGCAAAATAGAAGTAATAGATTCGACAACCGGGTAATCATACTTAATGGCATTGCGAACAATTGTAAAGCCGCTGATTTTGGGGCGAAAAGGCGAGATACTCATTTAAACAAACGATAAACAAATTGCAAAATAAGACTATTCAATCGGGACAAACTAATTTTGTAAAAAGCAACCTATAAACACACATGAACATTTTGCATGTAATGTGTACGAACTTTTTATCAGGTTCTACCAATTACGTCCTCAGTTTAGTACAAAGGCAGATACAAGAAGGCCATCGCGTATCTATCATTACCGATGACGGCACGTTAGAAACGCAGGCTTCCTTGATTCCTTTCCCTATATCTGACAGGTCATATGCCCAAAGGTTTAAAAACGTTCGGTTCATTCGGCAATTTATTTTAGCCAACGATGTTCATGTGGTGCATACCCATTCGCGAGCATCTAGTTGGGTCAGCTATTTTGCCACACTTGGGCTGAAAACACCGCTTGTTTCTACCATTCACGGCAGGCAGCAACTGCATACATCTGTTAAATTTTTTGATATATACGGCGACCAAGTCATTTCGGTTTGTCCCAATTTGACCAAACATTTGATTGGAGAAGTGGGAATGCAGGCCAATAAAATACACGACATACCCAACGGGGCAGAGTTTGGCCTTATTCCCGAGCTTAGGGCAGATGCCGAAAACAGCTATCCCGTTTATCGCGATATATTGCTCATCGGGCGGCTTAACGGCAGAAAAGGCGAAATTGCCGCACAAATTGCCACCGTGGTTTTCCCTGAATTGCTGGCCAAATACCCCGATATACGCCTGTTTTTGATTGGTGGTGGCTACGAACAACTCGCTACGCCCTATCGCCATGCAATAGATGAACTGAACAGCCGATACAATCAGCGCATCGTAATCACAGGCTTCATTAATGATGTACCTAAGCGAATGCTTGCCGCCCATACCATCATTGGTGCGGGCAGGGTCGGTTTGGGAGCTTTGGCGCTGCAAAAACCACTGTTTGCCATTGGCGAAGCCTGCTACCACGGGCTGATTACCGAACAAAATCTGC from Rhodoflexus caldus carries:
- a CDS encoding glycosyltransferase family protein → MSISPFRPKISGFTIVRNAIKYDYPVVESITSILPVCDEVVVAVGKSEDDTLDLIRSIPSDKIRIIETVWDESLRTGGRVLAAETNKAFDAVSPDADWAFYIQADEVVHEKYHRTILDAASMYANDRNVEGLLFHYTHFYGTYRFVADSRNWYRHEIRIIRNLKDIRSYRDAQGFRRNNRKLQVKPIDAHIYHYGWVKNPYQQQLKMQDLHAYWSDMDMPRHVLEANELYDYGSIDSVALFQGTHPSVMQNRINNADWEVNLDPGVKNLSLKNRILAKVEQLTGKRLFEYKNYQLI